In Anomaloglossus baeobatrachus isolate aAnoBae1 chromosome 6, aAnoBae1.hap1, whole genome shotgun sequence, the genomic stretch GTTCTCTTTtgctgatttattaaataaaaagaaaCCATTTCAGTCCTTGAAAAATTCTACTAGAAGTAAGGGAGAGGGGGAGGATGCAGCTGCAGCGTCTGAGACTGACCACtgtgaggggagggggggggggcagccaACCCTGTAGGGATATTATAGTACAAATTTTCGGCACTGTCGCTCATTTCTTGTTTCTCGTTGGCAGGATTGGCCTTTCGATGATGGCGCGCCACCTCCCAGCAAGATTGTGGACGACTGGCTCAACTTGCTGAAAGCAAAATTCTGTGAAGATCCAGGTTGCTGCGTGGCCGTGCACTGCGTGGCCGGACTGGGCAGGTGAGGACCGCGGGCGTCCATTGCAGATGAAAAATGGTTTAGGACTGGCTCTGTACCCTGCGTTGCCCGTCTGCACATCCCTAGGATCAGAGCTCTGCAAATACTGTGCATTTATGGAGGCCGGCCAGAAATATGGCTTATCTACTGACCCACGAAACCTCCCGCGCCCGGACCGTAGCCAGTGACACGCCGCGCCGGAGACCACGTGCGCATGTAATGAATGATCCCTTTGAGGTCTatttgtcaaatctgtctccgCAGACGGATTCTCCGGTGGGGCGCGGCACTTTACTTTGGCCGTGGAGAGGACGGCGGCTCTCGGGCTGCGAGCCAGAACATCTGGGGATGGAAATAGACCAAAATAGAGAACACAAGGTCACGGTGATCCCCCTGCACACATCTGGGGGGTGTTACATCCAAAAGAGAATTTAAGGTGAAACTATCGAGATCAGGTGTTGGATCCTTTACAGAAGTCACAGGAGAAATCATTAGGAGTGTCCACGCTTAATAAAGGGAGGCGCTGCGGGCTGGGGCCACCGGTGCTGCGGGCTAGGGCCACCGGCGCTGCACATCAGCCGCGATCTGCAGGGAGCAATTAGGAAGAGTTTAATTGACATTTATGCTCCTAAAAATTTGAGATGAAAAGTGACGATTAAATGTGGGCATGGAAAGTCAGCACCGAATGAAGGCCTCACATGCAGAGTCTCACTatgatggatttcttcttattcTGTGTTTTAGGGCTCCTGTCCTAGTCGCTCTGGCGCTCATCGAGAGCGGGATGAAGTATGAAGACGCCATTCAGTTCATTCGGCAGTAAGTGTTATACCTTAtgctcaccttttttttttttttttttttttttttttttttttcccccttccctaccccccctccagcctctccccttTCTTCACCCCTCTCCCACCTCTGACCTTCATTTGCCCCTCTCCTTCACCTCTGACTTTCCTTCCTTCTTCCACCTCTGACTTTCCTCCTTCCTCCACTTCTGACTTTCCTTCCTTTTGCCTCTCCCGCCTCTATCCTTTCTTAGCctttctcctgcttctgacctTTTTTTTCCTTCACCCCTTTCCCACTTGCCTCTGACCTTCTTTACTTCGCCCCTCTCCCGCCTGCCTCTGACCGACCGaccttccttcctaccttccttccttcgCCCCtctcctgtctgcctctctccttccttccttcctttccctttccctttccctttccctttccctttccctttccctttccctttccctttccctttcccttccccttccctttcccttcccttccctccctCTCCTGCCTGCGtctgtccttccctccctccctccctctcctgccTGCGTCTGTCCTTCCCTCCCTCTCCTGCCTGCGTctgtccttccttccctccctccctccctccctctcctgccTGCGTctgtccttccttccctccctccctccctccctctcctgcctgcgtctgtccctccctccctccctctcctgccTGCGtctgtccttccctccctccctctcctgccTGCGtctgtccttccctccctccctctcctgccTGCGtctgtccttccctccctccctctcctgccTGCGtctgtccttccctccctccctccctccctctcctgccTGCGTCTGTCCTTCCCTCCCTCTCCTGCCTGcgtctgtccttccttccttccctccctccctctcctgcctgcgtctgtccttccttccttccttccttccctccctccctctcctgccTGCGTctgtccttccttccctccctccctctcctgccTGCGTCTGTCCGTCCTTCCGTCCgtccgtccttccttccttccttccttcgccCCTCTGACCTTTTTTCTCCTTCTCCCGTCCTTCCTTTTTCCGCCTCTGCTCGTCCGTCCTTCCTTTTTCCGCCTCTGATCGTCCGTCCGTTTTTCCTTCGCCTCTGACCTTCCTTTTTGGGAAGCTAACAATCTGTCAGAAAAACAATGTGTCCCCACCCTCGCCGCTCTCCCTCCATTGTACCCAATCAGTAACTGAGCTTGTGTTTTTCATTTGTAGAAAGCGCAGAGGCGCCATCAACAGCAAACAGCTGACGTACCTGGAAAAATACCGGCCAAAGCAGAGACTACGATTCAAAGACCCCCACAACCACAAAAACAAGTGCTGCATCATGTAGACGCCCAGACTCATTGCCAAAGCTCCCACACGGGCGCCCCATCCCCCTCCTCCGTAACACGAGCTTCTGCCATGAAGTCCGCAGCTTCCTCCAACCATCAATGACGATTCATTatcatttttgtttgttttgttggtTTATTTTCATTTACGAAAAGCCACCAGTACTAGAAGTACCAGCAATCGCTTCCGCGGGATTGAGGCCGGGGTGGGCTACAATATGGGAGGCCGGATATTCCCATACCAGCAGATACGCGGACGCAACCATGTGAAGAATGTCACAATGCAGATATGATGAATTCTCGtagattatttttgttttttgtttttttgctgcccCCTTGTGGAAAAAGGGAGCACTTTGTTACGAAGCTCGTCCCATCAGACCATGTGCACACACTATAGGACGCGGACCCATCCGAGCCTTACTATACAGCATCTCCCATCGCCAGACCAGCTCAATCCATTAATTTACAAATTTACTGAAAAATTTGGACATGCCGCCAGCGACcacaacggggggggggggggggggggacaggacaCAAATCTGCTCCAACCAAGTCGGTTTTATATATCAATTTCTAAAGACTTGGGATTTCCAGCATttagtttgtaaaataataatttttagGGTGTTTTTTTTGCCTCTTGTAAATCTGCGCTCGCTGACTGAaggattttttggggtttttttttttttttcggaggGGTGTTACACTGTATTATTGGGTCACAGTAGCCTTGAAGTCACAGACGGAAAAGGGTGAGAGTATGGGGTAAGGTCTGATTATCCGTGATGACCTCTGAAcggtttaaaaaagaaaaattaaaaaaaaaaaaactttaaaaaaaatgacaagaTTGTGACTCGCGTACAAATgtctgttacattttttttttcttgatttttacTTTCGAATAATGGGTTTCCTTCATGACTGTATGAACTCGAAGGGCAGCCTGCCGAAAGTACAAAAAtgtagagaaaaaataaaaaaaaaaacttctgaCGGTTTTTCCATAACTGTAAATCTGCAGCGCCTGCTTCATATAGAACTTGTATTTACAGGTCCAATCTACCTCTTCCTGCGGAGGGTTATGCAACAGCCGTCGGCTCGCACCGCTATCAGCACCGCGCACGCAATTCGGAAGTgtcggacattttttttttttaaatatttttcaggTATTTGAGCTGATTATAAATAATAAAATGGTTGTGAAGCTGATTATGACAGAGCCGCTTTTATACACACACGTGTTCCACAACATGACTGACGTTTTCTGTACCAATGGCCGAACACAGGATTTCTTGTATCAGttgaagaatttttttttaataaaaaaacaaaaaattcttcttAGACTTCGTCCAATCGAGGAGTTTCTGTCTTTAACACTTTATTATGCCCATGTATTGAGGATTTGGAATAAAATAAATGGCACTGGAGTTTATTATTAAACTGAAAAGTCTGGTCTGTTTGCTTTTTATTTTGAGTTTTGTGTATGGTTTGTACCGGTTGAGTGTTGTGTTTTTCTTAGTGTTTTGTTGGgagtttttgtttgtgttttttttttgttggggtgaggttctttttttttttttgtgatttgttTGACTGGTtaatgtgtttggttttttttttgttttttggcttttttttgggGTGGAGTTCTTTGTTTTTgcgcttctgttttttttttttgttttttttacaggggtGGGGTTGTTTGCCTTTTTTGGGGGCATGGAGTCAGTAtagatttgttttgtttttttttgttgttttttgttttgtttttgtaggGGTGGGTTTTTGTTTCGGGGAGggatagtgggttttttttttttcttttgttggtGGTTGGTTATTCCTGGATTGTTGGAGGTTTGTAGAGGTTTTTTTTTCCAGTTTATCTTTTATCGGTGgagtttttgtttgctttttttgctggttttttttttttttttagggggtgaTGGAAGTGGGTATGTTTcggggtttggttttttttcaggGAAGAAACAGGGCAGGATTGAGCAAAATAATTTTGATTCTGTTTTTGTACAATTTTTAAAATCTTTAgcacaaaagggaaaaaaaaatcacattcaaatgtttacatgcatttttttttaatattttctttaaaAGCTCATAGAAATGCAGTAAAAATTTGTTACATTctctttttatgtaaaaaaaaaaaataaagggaaaaataAGTTGCTCTTTATTAAATCTGCTTCAAATTaagcaaaaaagaaataaaaatgcagCGATTCCTGAAGTTTTTTAAAATTGAAAACTCAACTTTTTTGACCACCTTGAAAAGCTGTGTGCACGTACCATAAAGATGATTAACTTTCCCACCAGAGCGAGCTCCCTGACATATTCTCAGTTAGCTCATTTTGCACCCAGCAATAGACAAATGCACTACGAAGACTACAGAGGGCAAAATGCAGCAGCATTTTTATTGACACCAATTACAGAAATTTTGCAAAGTGTatacatttaaggaaaaaaatgccCCAAAGGGTATTCATATCCTTTTATTTTAGCCATTTATTTCAAGTCCAAAATGATTttcattttaataaaaaaatatatataaatattatatatatatatatatttatatattattaggGTTGCTATTACTGCTTATAATAGCAGAGTTGGGCTTTATAAAACCTACCAGGTCTACTTTTCCAACAaagaatttattttttaaattccaGGGTAAGTTAAATATTACAAAATTAAAATTCAGCTTCTCTCTCAAAAGCAAGGCCGCCTCCGCCAACAGAAATTTTCCTGGTTAGAAATTGGGGTAGAAAACTTATAGAAATAATCATGTTTTCACTGcctacagccaccaccagggggagctcaaacACTTACTGGCTATAataatcactagggggagctctggcCCTTACTGCCTATTGTTATACATGGTTCTCAATCATAGTgtgcagagagctccctctagtggtcgctGTAAGATATTTGACTATTATGATTGAACTCTACATGCAGAGAATTTGGAGCtctatatagaaataaaaataaaaaaaaatccaaccctTAAAGGGATATATCAAAAACCAATCGCCACTCATTGTATAATGGGGGTAATATATCTTCATGTCTTGATACTGTATAGAGCTTGGCAAAGCAACCAAgtagtgctgcagtgtaaagcataaggGATGAATAAACGGGACTGAGCTACTAATCATGTTGTCTTTAAAAGACATGGCAGCTGAGGTATCTAATCCTAGCTGTCAAaaggaagcagagctgtagtgtaaagcatagaAGAACAGAGTACCAGCGATTGTGACAGAAGAGGATTTCAGACTGATGCCAGTAGACTGTGCAGGTAAGCCTGAGCTGTTAATCATAAATGTGTCCTAATGGAGCAGAGCTCCAGTGTAAAGCATAGCAGAACAGAGTTAATACCAGCGATTGTACCTGAAGGGGGAATGTGTGATTCCGATAGACAATGCAGCGAAGCCTGAGTTGCTGATTATAGATGTGTCCCAATGGAGCAATGcatcagtgtaaagcatggaaaagaATAGCAAACATTCAAGATTTTAAATTATCTTCAATTCCAATAGAAAATCCTGCTCTCCTGAAGTCACTGATCATAAATGTGTAAATTTAGCtgcgctgcagtgtaaagcagcaGCCAAGTGACTGCCACTAAGCAGAAATGATTGAGCATAGCTGTGttggtaatggagcagagctgcagtgtaaagcatcagCCAGTCACTGCCACTAAGCAGAAATGATTGATCGTAGCTGTGccataatggagcagagctgcagtgtaaagcagccAAGTCACTGTCACTAAGCAGAAATGATTGAGCATAGCTGTgctgtaatggagcagagctgcagtgtaaagcagcaGCCAGTGACTGCCACTAAGCAGAAATGATTGCGCATAGCTGTgctgtaatggagcagagctgcagtgtaaagcagccAAGTCACTGTCACTAAGCAGAAATGATTGAGCATAGCTGTGttggtaatggagcagagctgcagtgtaaagcatcagCCAGTCACTGCCACTAAGCAGAAATGATTGATCGTAGCTGTGccataatggagcagagctgcagtgtaaagcagccAAGTGACTGCCACTAAGCAGAAATGATTGAGCATAGGTGTgctgtaatggagcagagctgcagtgtaaagcagccGCCAAGTGACTGCCACTAAGCAGAAATGATTGAGCATAGCTGTgctgtaatggagcagagctgcagtgtaaagtatgggggaggaactGGGAAGCCGCTAAACACAGACACAGGAGAGGGTATTTCAGATTACTGTCCTGATGGAGCAGAGGTAAAGAACAGCCCAAAAAATAGGAACAGGTAAGGATTAGTAATGTGGACATCTGCATTTAAGGGCTATGTCAAGAAACTGTAAAGGATTGCAGCGCCCCATGCGCCTCTGgtagtgtctggtattgcagctcagataTAGGGTAGTATCTGGTAGCTCTGGCGCGGACGCTCCTCGCTCCATTCTTTCTTTGAGGCTTTCCTGTAATGTGATTTCTTTCTCCGGGAATTCCAGCGATTCGCCGTCTTCTGGTCACGGGTTCGGCTCAATACTCTGCATTGTCCTTTTCCTGGAATAATCCTCCTCGGCATATTTCTCAGCGCGCGGCGTCCGTATAATCCGCATCTCGTGTTATTTCTTCCCGGCTTTTCTCTCTTACGTTTGTAAGTCGATCTAATTCTTCAGCGGATTCTTGGATCGGCTCCGGTCAGTGATGACGCAATCACGAGCGTCTTATTCCCGGCTCCTTACATGTCGCATCCTgcaggagatgtagcagagctggatatgttgGGTTTGTCATTGGGGCGGTGGGGTTTGCTCACTGGCGGCGTGCAGATGGCGGCACCATTATCTGCCGTCCTCACTGCTGTGCCaggctcggctctgctacatctgtagattTACAGCTGCAATATCCAGGGGCAGCTCACAAGATTCAGAGAAACTGATGTGagtgcagcgccccacggggcagggggTTAGCCTACTCGTCGCCAGGTTGGGTCAGGCGTTGTcatggggtggccttgcccggttccgttgccacgaggcatacagtaaatagtgggggaagcggggtatttgggagagtttgtcgtcacgccacctgtggtatgcggccagtagtaGCCACCGCAggattcctcaccggggcaggtgttatggcagccgggatggtgtcactccccacaggtggagcgggcaccgggtggatgaagagggaaGGTGCCGGTAAGGACGAGtcaacagtctctgcgggttcaaggtgtagtttactcagAACTTCAGCTGccggcccggtcacactggtcactgcctgatggtctccggtcaatcccagatccagtaagggggtcaccaccggtgttttaagagagaaggaaggagagagCGAGCCCTATTTCTAGGGTGTTCCCTCAGCATTGGGTACcccggctgagctcccgctcccgctccaagccccgggcctagtaaagtccacgGTTTCCAGAGATGTTtt encodes the following:
- the PTP4A3 gene encoding protein tyrosine phosphatase type IVA 3, with the translated sequence MARINRPAPVEVCYKNMRFLITHNPTNATLNTFIEDLKKYGATTVVRVCEVTYDKTPLEKDGITVMDWPFDDGAPPPSKIVDDWLNLLKAKFCEDPGCCVAVHCVAGLGRAPVLVALALIESGMKYEDAIQFIRQKRRGAINSKQLTYLEKYRPKQRLRFKDPHNHKNKCCIM